GTCCGCGATGTGGGGGGAAGTGCTGACCGGCCGTTGGGGCGGGCCGGGTTCCGGAAGGAAGTTGATCCACGTGGAACCGAGCTGGTCGTTCGCGGACCGGTGAGCGCCGCCGGTGTCCGCAAGAAGGACATTAGGAATCTTCCGCCTGAACCAGGCACCGCCATTAGAGCTATGCCGTTCACTGGGAACGCACGAAACCGCACCGCACAGGCTTGTGCTCGGCGGTCGGCGACGGCACGGGGAGGCGAGCGCGGCACCCGGGATCGCCGCGGTCGGCGCCGACTACAGTCGGCCCGTGCGTTTTGTGCTCGCTTCCGCGTCCCCCGCCCGCCTCGCCGTGCTGCGCGCCGCCGGCATCGACCCCGTGGTGCGCGTGTCCGGGGTGGACGAGGACGCCGTCGCCGCCGCGCTGACCGCCCCCGCGCCGGGCGAGCTGGTCACCGCGCTGGCGCTGGCCAAGGCCGAAGCGGTGCTGCCCGACGTGGACGGGGACGCCGTCGTCGTCGGTTGCGACTCGATGCTGTCCATCCACGGCGAGGTCGTCGGCAAACCGGGCGAGCCGGAGATCGCGGCGAAGCGCTGGCGGGCGATGGCCGGCGGCACCGGGGAACTGCTCACCGGGCACGCCGTGGTGCGGTTGCGCGACGGCGAAGTGGTGGCGCGCGCGCACGACCACAAGGTCACCGTGGTCCGCTTCGCGGAGCCGAGCGAGGCCGAACTGGAGGCCTACGTCGGCACCGGGGAACCGCTGCGCGTCGCGGGCGGGTTCACCCTCGACGGCCTCGGCGGCTGGTTCGTGGAGGGCGTGGACGGCGACCCGTCGAGCGTGATCGGCATCAGCCTGCCCCTCACCCGCGGCCTGCTCTCCCAAGTCGGCATCAGCGTCACCGACCTCTGGACACCCCAACAGCACTGACCGCCCGCGATTTCTCGCGAAATTGAACGCGCCCGGCGCGTCGGACACCCCTGTGGACAACCGTCGTAGCCGCTCACCGCGGGTGCCGGGGCCGCGGAAGGCGGGTTTCACCCCGTTCAGGTGGTGCAATTTCTCGCGAAATCGCGGGAATGGTCCACAACGTGACCGCGGGCGTGTCGGACGAGCCGCCCAAGATCGAATGCTCGGGCGGGGCGCGCTCGACGAGCCCGGGAGCCGGAGCCGGGGCGTCCACCCCGCACGGAACCGCTGGTGAACGTGAACACAATTCGGTTAATTCGGGATGGTCTGGACCGAGCACCGGGTTACAACTGTTCGCGATGGGAGCTCAGCGGCGTTATCTGACTTCACGCCTGCACGTCGATCTGCGACGGCAGGCCAGCAGCGTCTGTCCCTGACCGGACCTCCCCGGCCGGTGATCCACCGGCCGCGCGTCGCGGTCGCCGCAGCCTGAAGTCCCAGCGCGCTCCGCCGCGGCACCGCCTCCAGCGCACCCTCCCCCGGCGCCACCACGCGTCGCCTCGCGAACCTCAGGAGATCCCTGTGTCCACCACCCCTGCGCCGGAACGGCGACGACTCCGGTTCAACCCGAAGTACTTCGCCGTGGCCGTCGTCGCCTCCCTCGTGCTCGGTGCGCTGCTCGGCTGGATCGCGAAGTCGACCGGAGCCGAGTGGCTGATCACCACACTGGACACGATCGGCTCCACGTTCACCAACCTGCTCACCTTCACCGTGCTGCCGCTGATCTTCACGGCGATCGTCGTGGGCATCACGAGCCTGCGCGCCGTCGGCGGCGGGCGGACCGCGGCCCGGCTCGGCGGCAAGACCGCGCTCTGGTTCGCGATCACCTCGCTGATCGCCGTGGTCATCGGCCTCGCCGTCGGGCGGATCATCCAGCCCGGTCAGGGCCTGGTGCTCGAACCCGACCCGGAGCGGCTGAAGTCGATCGGCGAGAAGACCCAGGGCTCCTGGCTCGACCTGATCAACGGACTGATCCCGAGCAACCTGGTGAGCGCCTTCTCCGAGGGCGAGACGCTGCAGGTGGTGTTCGTCGCGCTGATCATCGGTGCCGCCGCCTACAGCCTCGGCGACACGGCGAAGCCGTTCGTGGACTTCAACCGCTCGGCGTTCGAGGTCATCCAGCGCGTGCTGGGCTGGATCATCCGGCTCGCTCCGCTGGGCACCCTCGGCCTGATCGGCAACGCCGTGGCCACCTACGGCAACGAGTTCTTCGCGCCGCTGCTCAAGCTCATCGGCGCCACCTACCTGGGCTGCGCGCTGGTGCTGTTCGTCGTCTACCCGGTACTGCTGCGGTTCGTGGCGAAGGTGAGCCCGGCGACGTTCTTCGCGAAGGCGTGGACGGTGCT
This window of the Saccharopolyspora gloriosae genome carries:
- a CDS encoding Maf family nucleotide pyrophosphatase, with protein sequence MRFVLASASPARLAVLRAAGIDPVVRVSGVDEDAVAAALTAPAPGELVTALALAKAEAVLPDVDGDAVVVGCDSMLSIHGEVVGKPGEPEIAAKRWRAMAGGTGELLTGHAVVRLRDGEVVARAHDHKVTVVRFAEPSEAELEAYVGTGEPLRVAGGFTLDGLGGWFVEGVDGDPSSVIGISLPLTRGLLSQVGISVTDLWTPQQH
- a CDS encoding putative leader peptide; the protein is MGAQRRYLTSRLHVDLRRQASSVCP
- a CDS encoding cation:dicarboxylate symporter family transporter; its protein translation is MSTTPAPERRRLRFNPKYFAVAVVASLVLGALLGWIAKSTGAEWLITTLDTIGSTFTNLLTFTVLPLIFTAIVVGITSLRAVGGGRTAARLGGKTALWFAITSLIAVVIGLAVGRIIQPGQGLVLEPDPERLKSIGEKTQGSWLDLINGLIPSNLVSAFSEGETLQVVFVALIIGAAAYSLGDTAKPFVDFNRSAFEVIQRVLGWIIRLAPLGTLGLIGNAVATYGNEFFAPLLKLIGATYLGCALVLFVVYPVLLRFVAKVSPATFFAKAWTVLQFAFVSRSSSASLPLSRQTAENLGVSSSYANFAVPLATTTKMDGCAAIYPAVGAIFIANLFGIQLGPVQYLTIVAVAVFGSIATAGVTGWFTMLTLTVSALGFPPEVVATGIAVAYAVDPIMDMARTATNVAGQIVVPTVVARGEGLLDDEVLNAPSAPPLLASDRAATA